One Brassica oleracea var. oleracea cultivar TO1000 chromosome C7, BOL, whole genome shotgun sequence genomic window carries:
- the LOC106303341 gene encoding uncharacterized protein LOC106303341: protein MWLNDDDDDLPNTQRVIQRTDRGAGWRHVQQLMHGSDQQCYDILRMNQRTFEDLCRMLSTRYGLRETDNLYLEESVAMFLEAVGQDKTKRVLADRYQRSLDTIHRKLDEVLSVLLKFTQGKGEFARVNPILRNDDRYYPYFKDCIGALDGTHISIRPPSHNAEA from the coding sequence ATGTGGTTGAATGATGATGATGATGATTTGCCAAATACTCAAAGAGTGATTCAAAGGACTGATAGAGGTGCAGGATGGCGTCATGTTCAACAACTAATGCATGGATCAGATCAGCAATGTTATGATATTCTGCGAATGAATCAAAGGACATTTGAAGATTTATGTAGGATGCTCTCTACAAGGTATGGATTACGAGAGACTGATAATCTCTACTTAGAGGAAAGTGTTGCAATGTTTCTTGAAGCGGTTGGTCAAGATAAAACTAAGCGGGTTCTTGCAGACAGATATCAAAGGTCACTAGATACAATACACAGAAAACTTGATGAAGTTTTGAGTGTTCTTCTCAAGTTTACACAGGGCAAGGGAGAATTCGCAAGGGTAAACCCTATCTTGAGGAATGATGACCGTTATTATCCATATTTTAAAGACTGCATTGGAGCACTTGATGGAACTCACATCTCAATTCGTCCTCCAAGTCACAATGCAGAAGCATAA